Proteins encoded by one window of Nasonia vitripennis strain AsymCx chromosome 5, Nvit_psr_1.1, whole genome shotgun sequence:
- the LOC100123822 gene encoding centrosomal protein of 120 kDa — MEDFTSPNLQLILGVKEGSHFDRVLKPTIIIATLNGHCLETKKIQPDCNPQYATDLIWDTDKNALRKMRCNQTPIKVECYAVNDNGSREKLGYILLSVRCAQIIHRDKESNIKTNWHNILGVRNDFNNCKPQLLLYLIIKEKTNNLMSKEDALPKSIYSDIAPVWLEDECLIQLGPLETCHDMFLLNIITEAATNLNYLNQEFKENGNNDFAFSYNVFDTIIKLKPFRPEFDKILINEKITIKIRTSMTVLMNYLYTKPHFFVKLKHKSFMIGQSEVDLRFLITTSSLQEFRQLNKNATSALDHYCVFKNLHSKECKGDYRRGGEEIDKLPSLKIHVQLQSIESKGVTSEGNISNYHYSPRPQVAQNNPVSLLKQHNYFEGQKSHSNFHNRVPSVSSLEKMIHFPERSAHHKNTSIMNNGLHHSMENVSKPTSNHNSYCLNVHLDSIKFFDSKSDVKNIEFRFYHPHGEIITTISKSVSVTAEQTIQLKDVKCKLHFISPSDEIEQLLTTFAPKINISDTTFSERKCIAQISLDVKRLFVGEKPECHYVDSLVDCHMRKEIGNAEITMVLEDYNLSALNRIQKGTPETVLDNSLAYKIVDELETWKERQKEMFKDELRKKEEMHLRLLNEEWQRRRACLESQLATNVEQCKVLASNLSKATEDLRTRKIQSLEKETKLIQANEELQWKYDRKLHQLQNALQKMQEEFSSKLMSLEEQNRSLLSQIELLNEKNYELEKIRRDQNEKIEAHKKASLTEDQTTSVLQQLKNLEEKLDKAQRSKAFFKEQWSKAVKEIHMLKMENQQAVECQIRNSKTELDNLDLEEILHADSTALTYDQMALNQIQREIDIMHPESGLQYFKSNTSDRILNSLTDICSNNDRNYPRSDISTNSSSSDGKLNMLIEKRDSLLKNGNFTSEDGVIIKLNAEIRSILMKS; from the exons ATGGAAGATTTCACCAGTCCAAATTTACAACTAATTCTAGGAGTAAAGGAGG gaAGTCATTTCGATAGAGTCCTGAAGCCAACAATCATTATAGCAACTTTAAATGGTCACTGCCTTGAAACTAAGAAAATTCAACCAGATTGTAATCCTCAGTATGCTACAGATTTGATATGGGATACGGATAAGAATGCTTTGAGAAA AATGAGATGTAATCAAACTCCAATAAAAGTCGAATGTTACGCCGTTAATGACAATGGCAGTCGCGAAAAGCTTGGATATATTTTACTTAGTGTACGGTGTGCCCAAATCATTCATCGTGATAAAGAATCAAATATCAAAACGAATTGGCATAATATACTAGGAGTGAGGAATGACTTCAACAACTGTAAACCACAGTTGCTGCTTTATTTGATTATCAaagaaaaaactaataatCTGATGTCTAAG GAAGATGCACTGCCTAAATCAATTTATTCAGATATTGCACCTGTGTGGCTTGAAGATGAATGTCTAATACAACTGGGTCCATTAGAAACTTGCCATGACATGTTTTTGTTAAATATCATAACTGAAGCTGCAACTAATTTAAATTACTTGAACCaagaatttaaagaaaatggaAATAATGATTTTGCCTTCAGTTACAATGTTTTTGACACTATAATCAAACTTAAGCCATTCAGACcagaatttgataaaatattgattaatgaaaaaataacgataaaaaTAAGAACATCTATGACTGTACTCATGAACTATCTGTACACCAAGCCACATTTTTTTGTCAAATTAAAGCACAAAAGCTTCATGATAGGGCAATCAGAAGTTGATTTACGGTTTTTAATAACTACAAGTAGTCTACAGGAATTTAGGCAACTGAACAAAAATGCTACTTCTGCGCTAGATCATTACTGTGTCTTTAAGAATCTCCATTCTAAGGAATGTAAGGGAGATTATAGAAGAGGAG gTGAAGAAATTGATAAATTACCAAGTTTGAAAATCCATGTACAATTGCAAAGTATAGAATCAAAGGGTGTGACCAGCGAGGGAAATATATCTAATTATCATTACTCACCAAGACCACAGGTAGCACAGAATAATCCTGTTTCACTACTAAAACAACACAACTATTTTGAAGGACAAAAGAGTCACTCAAAT ttCCATAACAGAGTACCAAGTGTATCATCGttggaaaaaatgattcattttCCTGAAAGATCTGCACATCACAAAAATACATCCATAATGAATAATGGCTTGCATCATAGTATGGAAAATGTCTCTAAACCTACAAGTAATCATAACAGTTACTGTTTGAATGTTCATCTGGACTCCATCAAGTTTTTTGATTCTAAATCTGATGTAAAAAATATCGAATTCAG ATTTTATCATCCTCATGGTGAGATAATTACTACCATTAGTAAAAGTGTTTCAGTCACAGCAGAACAAACTATACAACTGAAAGATGTCAAGTGTAAATTGCATTTCATATCTCCTTCTGATGAAATAGAACAGTTATTGACGACATTTGCTCCTAAAATCAATATTTCTGATACAACTTTTAGTGAAAGAAAATGTATTGCCCAAATATCCTTGGATGTCAAAAGATTGTTTGTTGGAGAAAAG CCAGAATGTCATTATGTAGATTCACTTGTAGATTGTCATATGCGTAAGGAAATTGGAAATGCCGAGATAACTATGGTTCTTGAGGATTATAATCTCTCAGCATTAAATAGGATCCAGAAAGGAACACCGG aaacaGTATTGGACAACAGTTTGGCTTATAAAATCGTAGACGAGTTAGAAACTTGGAAGGAAAGGCAAAAAGAGATGTTCAAAGATGAG ttacggaaaaaagaggaaatGCACTTGAGATTACTAAATGAGGAATGGCAAAGGCGACGTGCATGTTTGGAATCGCAATTAGCAACAAACGTTGAACAATGCAAAGTTTTGGCTAGCAATTTAAGCAAAGCTACTGAAGATTTACGAACACGAAAAATTCAGAGTTTAGAAAAGGAAACAAAATTGATACAAGCTAACGAAGAGCTACAGTGGAAATACGATCGAAAATTACACCAGTTGCAAAATGCTCTCCAAAAAATGCAAGAGGAATTTTCGTCAAAA CTCATGAGTTTGGAAGAGCAGAACAGAAGCTTACTTTCACAAATCGAACTTTTGAACGAGAAAAACTATGAACTAGAAAAGATTCGACGCGatcaaaacgaaaaaatagAAGCGCATAAGAAAGCATCATTGACTGAAGATCAAACAACGTCTGTATTACAACAATTGAAAAATCTAGAGGAAAAATTGGACAAGGCTCAAAggagtaaagcattttttaaagaacAATGGAGTAAGGCTGTCAAAGAGATACATATGCTAAAAATGGAAAATCAACAAGCCGTTGAGTGCCAAATAAGAAACAGTAAAACTGAACTAGATAACTTAGA tttggAAGAGATTTTACATGCCGACTCGACCGCTCTTACTTATGATCAAATGGCTTTAAACCAAATACAGCGAGAAATTGACATAATGCACCCAGAATCCGGTCTACAGTATTTCAAATCAAATACCAGTGATCGTATATTGAATTCGCTAACTGATATATGCTCGAATAACGATCGAAACTATCCAAGATCAGATATATCAACAAATTCCAGTTCGAGTGACGGAAAGCTCAATATGCTCATAGAGAAGCGtgattctcttttaaaaaatggcAACTTCACTAGCGAAGACGGAGTCATAATTAAACTGAACGCAGAAATAAGATCGATATTAATGAAAAGCTGA
- the LOC100123820 gene encoding myogenesis-regulating glycosidase, producing MRLLAFAGLLALLATNSLCYGQVRSATAVTKKFKTGDVDIQVISNKVVLNVRKNDGANLQNTLYIKDAKNTATLKIEQDCEKLTTCIMTGNITHTKIKADRDSEIITIKRVVNNPDVEIIDCYKLEEHTEWFGGPQLRYQHWPIQHMYYEDVPYVPTHPQNMALAERYWLSNRGIYIYVDEKDPLFLDQNNYKDKHLCLISKNKDPYSRRPNITLNYEIGVYPDPRLAHESVIKRHFDKPTGHPNEIMVTHPIWSTWARYKVNVNDETVRKFAEEILSNGFNNSQIEIDDNWETCYGSATFDTKKFPDIKKLLADLKKKKFRVTLWIHPFINEKCNDGESYDYALKNGYLVTNTKGEVHTSWWQGVDAAAIDFTNPKAVAWWVGRLKKLEQLGIDSFKFDAGEVSWLPQPPKLTGPIDLIPGIYTLNYTSNLAKHFDDNIEARVGWRTQGLPIFVRMIDKDTRWTWNNGLPTLITTLLQMNLNGYVFVLPDMIGGNGYVGNSFNDTELPSKEIFIRWLQANVFMPSLQYSFVPWDFDAETITICKTFTDLHAKIAPKIVALMKKAVETGAPVNPPIWWVDPLNMPAHQINDEYLLGEEILVAPVIEEGALSRDVYLPTGNWKDANSDKLYAGPMWLNDYPAPLNVLPYFYKV from the exons ATGAGGCTGCTCGCGTTTGCTG GGCTACTGGCTTTACTGGCCACTAACAGCCTGTGCTACGGGCAAGTGCGTTCGGCGACTGCAGTTACGAAAAAATTCAAGACCGGCGACGTTGATATTCAAGTCATAAGCAATAAGGTCGTCTTAAATGTTCGAAAGAATG ATGGAGCGAACCTTCAAAATACCCTCTACATCAAAGACGCCAAGAACACGGCTACGCTCAAGATCGAGCAGGATTGCGAAAAGCTGACGACTTGCATAATGACTGGTAACATCACCCATACCAAGATCAAAGCCGACCGCGACAGCGAGATCATCACTATCAAGCGTGTGGTGAATAACCCAGACGTCGAGATAATCGACTGCTACAAGCTCGAGGAACACACGGAGTGGTTTGGTGGACCCCAACTTCGTTATCAACACTGGCCCATCCAGCACATGTACTACGAGGATGTGCCATATGTTCCAACACATCCGCAGAACATGGCTTTGGCTGAAAGATACTGGCTGTCCAACCGAGGAATTTACATCTACGTGGATGAGAAAGATCCACTGTTCCTCGATCAGAACAACTACAAGGATAAGCACCTGTGTCTGATATCCAAGAATAAGGATCCGTACAGCAGGAGACCCAACATCACGCTCAACTACGAGATTGGTGTTTATCCAGATCCAAGACTGGCCCACGAGAGTGTTATCAAGAGGCACTTTGATAAACCCACGGGACATCCGAACGAGATTATGGTGACACATCCTATTTGGTCCACTTGGGCTAGATACAAGGTCAACGTTAACGACGAGACCGTCAGGAAGTTCGCCGAAGAGATCTTGAGTAACGGTTTCAACAACAGCCAGATCGAGATCGACGATAATTGGGAAACTTGCTACGGATCGGCTACATTCGATACCAAAAAGTTCCCGGATATAAAGAAGCTTTTAGCCGatctgaagaagaagaagttcAGAGTCACGCTATGGATCCATCCTTTTATCAATGAGAAGTGTAATGATGGTGAGAGCTATGATTATGCTCTGAAGAATGGTTACCTCGTCACGAACACCAAGGGCGAAGTGCACACGAGCTGGTGGCAAG GAGTCGACGCAGCTGCGATAGACTTTACAAACCCAAAGGCTGTTGCATGGTGGGTGGGTCGCTTGAAGAAGCTCGAGCAACTTGGCATCGACAGCTTCAAATTCGACGCTGGTGAAGTCTCGTGGCTGCCTCAACCTCCGAAACTAACGGGTCCAATTGACTTAATACCTGGCATCTATACTTTGAACTACACGTCTAACTTGGCGAAGCACTTCGACGACAATATCGAGGCTCGAGTGGGCTGGAGAACCCAAGGTCTTCCAATCTTCGTCAGAATGATCGACAAGGACACCAGATGGACCTGGAACAACGGACTGCCAACTTTAATCACGACTCTGCTTCAGATGAATCTTAACGGATACGTGTTTGTCCTGCCGGACATGATCGGCGGTAATggatacgtcggcaactcgttCAACGACACCGAGCTGCCTTCGAAGGAGATTTTCATTAGGTGGTTGCAAGCCAATGTTTTCATGCCGTCCTTACAATATTCATTCGTACCTTGGGACTTTGACGCTGAG ACTATCACCATCTGCAAGACTTTCACTGATCTGCACGCTAAGATAGCGCCGAAGATAGTGGCTCTCATGAAGAAAGCAGTGGAGACAGGAGCGCCTGTCAATCCACCCATCTGGTGGGTTGATCCTTTGAACATGCCAGCCCACCAAATCAACGACG AATACCTTCTCGGAGAAGAAATCCTGGTAGCGCCAGTGATCGAAGAGGGCGCACTCAGTCGCGACGTCTACCTTCCCACAGGTAACTGGAAGGACGCGAATAGTGATAAACTTTACGCTGGTCCTATGTGGCTTAACGACTATCCGGCTCCACTCAACGTTCTTCCTTACTTCTACAAAGTTTGA
- the LOC100123817 gene encoding probable salivary secreted peptide has protein sequence MTSFKSALSLVAVALVIAAITVSSSPISSEEDYSPETFAVNKSNHLVVGNRQYGDKIIYSENIEEKFLITGKKLILNRTILAPNNYVITQVRALDKITDGTGAEPIVTGGGPDLTWVSLRFKSQRWHGIYFIVEVYARPR, from the coding sequence ATGACGTCGTTTAAGTCAGCTCTAAGCCTGGTGGCTGTCGCCCTGGTGATTGCAGCCATCACCGTAAGCTCATCGCCTATTTCATCGGAGGAAGACTACTCGCCGGAGACCTTCGCCGTGAACAAGTCCAACCACCTTGTTGTCGGCAACAGGCAATACGGTGACAAGATCATCTACTCCGAGAACATCGAAGAGAAGTTCCTGATCACCGGTAAAAAGCTCATTCTCAACAGGACCATCCTGGCGCCTAACAACTACGTCATCACGCAGGTCAGGGCTTTGGACAAGATAACCGATGGCACTGGAGCTGAACCAATCGTGACTGGTGGTGGCCCTGATTTAACTTGGGTCAGTTTGAGATTCAAGAGCCAGAGGTGGCATGGAATCTACTTCATCGTTGAGGTCTACGCTAGGCCAAGATAA
- the LOC100114664 gene encoding probable U3 small nucleolar RNA-associated protein 11, with amino-acid sequence MSSWKKAAKSTQKTHRERHQLESRKHLGLLEKKKDYVLRARDYNEKQATLKLLRKRALNKNPDEFYFHMINSQVENGVHREKEKDEDYSEDQIKLMETQDLKYVAHKRNLETKKVEKLHSNLHMIDAANEIPNKHIFFVDDGEEAKDFDIAEKLNTHPALVGRRTNRPKLDSLQKMKLPDFDEKTLEKMEQRKHMAYTELSKRVDREHELTVVQQVLEIKRALKDKKVTKPKKVKSGSRDGAPIYKWKYERKR; translated from the coding sequence ATGTCATCCTGGAAGAAAGCAGCCAAGTCAACGCAAAAGACCCACAGAGAACGTCACCAGTTAGAATCTCGTAAACATCTAGGTCTgctggaaaagaaaaaagattaTGTTTTAAGAGCACGGGATTACAATGAGAAACAAGCCACCTTGAAGCTATTAAGAAAAAGAGCTCTGAATAAGAATCCagatgaattttattttcacatgATAAATTCACAAGTGGAAAATGGTGTGCATCGtgaaaaggaaaaagatgAGGACTATTCAGAGGATCAAATCAAACTTATGGAGACACAAGATTTGAAATATGTGGCTCATAAAAGAAATCTGGAAACAAAGAAAGTTGAAAAACTTCACAGTAATTTGCACATGATAGATGCAGCAAATGAGATTCCAAATAAGCACATTTTCTTTGTGGACGATGGAGAAGAAGCTAAAGATTTTGATATAGCTGAAAAGCTCAACACACATCCAGCTCTTGTAGGAAGAAGGACGAATAGGCCAAAGCTAGATAGCTTACAGAAGATGAAGTTGCCGGATTTCGATGAAAAGACTCTTGAGAAAATGGAACAGCGGAAACACATGGCTTACACAGAATTGAGTAAACGCGTGGATCGTGAACATGAACTCACTGTTGTGCAGCAGGTGCTGGAAATTAAGAGGGCTTTGAAGGATAAAAAAGTGACAAAACCTAAAAAAGTGAAATCTGGTTCAAGAGATGGTGCACCCATTTACAAGTGGAAGTATGAGAGGAAAAGATAA
- the LOC116417563 gene encoding mucin-19-like: MNSCACCETVRIVYTSEAKRLCFNMVYQRNGLNFDISLDSMIIKAMTVANYRPFQMCSPLPGLLFSSVCVNILELNQFSRSTTVCPRIEVTNKKERWQITYTCVSISTVLPAMNAAAGMTAAAAMQPMPGAMGQMIPGAAGAMGQMMPGAAGAMGQMMPVAAGAMGQMMPGAAGTMGQMMPGAAGTMGQMMPGAAGTMGQMMPGAAGAMGHMMPGTVAGAAVQLRPPTAGVAAMGQAMLGAGAAGASAAASASAAAGAGQRPAGAAPMPGAAPAMMGQMPAAGAMGQRPPAAGAMGQIPPAGAMGAMPPAGATGARPPVGAAGPMPPAGAASPMPPFGAAGPMPPAGAASPMPPAGAAGPMPPFGAAGPMPPAGAASPMPPAGTAGPMTPFGAAGPMPPAGAAVPRPPAGAMGPMPPAGGTPSAGQINPRPGDGANFTARASALRASTTISPKDHFVASYALDQESTTPLYNSAVDSMVSMVQKLMSGESTETGSNLTTSSATNHNEFRMETMVPDEDSDQKMMIENLNESIDTKGDDLSTTTLKRKKRNNYDMFDLLHQSNRCMRAYRICVTRTKHYIVSRLGNTRTGLKTKHTECSDQPARIVYGLEENPCPNLSISESNDSMDITATPETISSTDASQSDDTLDAIVVHDETVEGSDYYPQGNQYMLPMMTAYSMPENFPMQTPPLIPLQVKADLSRSTNETLIYAGTPDEFTRKDLEGLIN; the protein is encoded by the exons ATGAATTCGTGCGCCTGTTGCGAGACGGTGAGGATTGTTTATACCAGTGAGGCAAAGAGGC tcTGCTTTAACATGGTCTATCAGAGGAAcggtttgaattttgacatttcTCTAGATTCCATGATTATCAAGGCAATGACTGTTGCAA ATTACAGGCCTTTTCAAATGTGCTCACCTTTGCCAGGACTGCTCTTCTCCTCGGTTTGCGTGAACATTTTAGAACTCAATCAATTTTCAAG ATCGACCACGGTGTGTCCGCGGATTGAGGTGACGAACAAGAAGGAGCGCTGGCAGATTACTTACACCTGCGTGAGCATTTCCACGGTATTGCCGGCGATGAATGCGGCCGCCGGCATGACAGCCGCGGCGGCTATGCAGCCGATGCCCGGAGCTATGGGTCAAATGATACCCGGTGCTGCAGGAGCTATGGGTCAAATGATGCCCGGTGCTGCAGGAGCTATGGGTCAAATGATGCCCGTTGCTGCGGGAGCTATGGGTCAAATGATGCCCGGTGCTGCAGGAACTATGGGTCAAATGATGCCCGGTGCTGCAGGAACTATGGGTCAAATGATGCCCGGTGCTGCAGGAACTATGGGTCAAATGATGCCCGGTGCTGCAGGAGCTATGGGTCACATGATGCCCGGTACCGTAGCTGGAGCTGCGGTCCAATTGAGGCCACCAACCGCTGGG GTTGCTGCGATGGGTCAAGCGATGCTCGGAGCGGGAGCAGCTGGTGCATCGGCAGCGGCTTCCGCATCAGCCGCAGCTGGAGCGGGTCAAAGGCCTGCTGGCGCAGCGCCGATGCCAGGAGCTGCACCGGCAATGATGGGTCAGATGCCTGCCGCTGGCGCAATGGGTCAAAGGCCTCCTGCAGCTGGAGCGATGGGTCAAATACCTCCTGCCGGAGCAATGGGTGCGATGCCACCAGCTGGAGCGACGGGTGCAAGGCCACCTGTTGGAGCTGCTGGTCCAATGCCACCTGCTGGAGCCGCGAGTCCAATGCCACCTTTTGGAGCCGCTGGTCCAATGCCACCTGCTGGAGCAGCGAGTCCAATGCCACCTGCTGGAGCCGCTGGTCCAATGCCACCTTTTGGAGCCGCTGGTCCAATGCCACCTGCTGGAGCAGCGAGTCCAATGCCACCTGCTGGAACCGCTGGTCCAATGACACCTTTTGGAGCCGCTGGTCCAATGCCACCTGCTGGAGCCGCTGTTCCAAGACCACCCGCTGGAGCAATGGGTCCGATGCCACCAGCTGGTGGAACACCTTCAGCCGGTCAAATCAACCCACGACCGGGTGACGGAGCGAACTTCACTGCCAGAGCGTCAGCTTTAAGAGCAAGTACCACAATTAGCCCGAAGGATCACTTTGTAGCGTCTTATGCTTTGGACCAAGAATCCACTACACCTTTATATAATAGCGCTGTAGATTCAATGGTCTCGATGGTCCAGAAACTGATGTCGGGAGAATCTACTGAGACCGGATCAAACTTAACTACGTCATCAGCTACTAACCATAATGAATTCAGAATGGAGACCATGGTACCCGATGAAGATAGTGATCAGAAAATGATGATCGAAAATTTGAACGAATCGATCGACACAAAAGGAGACGACCTCAGCACGACGACGTTGAAGAGGAAAAAACGTAACAATTACGACATGTTTGATCTACTTCATCAATCCAACCGATGCATGCGAGCTTACCGAATATGCGTTACCAGGACGAAACATTATATAGTGTCTAGACTCGGAAACACTAGGACGGGTCTCAAGACTAAGCACACAGAGTGCTCTGACCAGCCAGCCAGGATAGTGTACGGATTAGAAGAAAATCCATGTCCAAATTTAAGCATAAGCGAAAGCAACGATTCTATGGATATCACTGCCACACCTGAGACTATCAGTAGTACGGATGCCAGTCAATCCGATGATACATTGGATGCCATTGTGGTGCACGATGAGACTGTCGAAGGTTCTGATTACTATCCCCAAGGTAATCAATATATGCTGCCAATGATGACTGCTTACAGCATGCCTGAAAATTTCCCTATGCAAACTCCGCCTTTGATACCTCTACAAGTGAAAGCAGATTTAAGTAGAAGTACAAACGAGACTCTTATTTATGCAGGCACTCCTGATGAGTTTACTCGCAAGGATCTAGAAGGATTAATTAATTAG
- the LOC100114629 gene encoding uncharacterized protein LOC100114629: MPLSRFALLCTPPPKMRLFAPTLLLLVAILAILTDPTLAKKLKKKAQKPTPKPVATSSTPAPQMTMAMRDLSQLKDLQAALRQVPPAAAGVGNVTTTGTTSVSATKQGPCTCGQGVCSCCSKILMNFWKQRACVNVTYDPDEFAFTAKLSMNEQLLFTRTVSGKNPRPVCVPVPRLQVVRACIRFYNIHFIGRNVHACVNMEGKFQETTLFKVGMDCLRLGQNGVALVKPEDGGGIGQVEFLPEDPDGGESGEDYDGYDEYDDDDGDDEDLFDY; the protein is encoded by the exons ATGCCTTTATCGAGATTCGCTTTG CTCTGTACACCTCCACCAAAAATGCGGCTCTTCGCACCGACTCTCTTGCTACTCGTAGCGATCCTCGCGATCCTTACCGACCCAACCCTCGCCAAAAAGCTCAAGAAAAAAGCGCAGAAGCCAACCCCCAAACCAGTGGCGACATCCTCTACACCGGCACCTCAGATGACGATGGCCATGAGAGACTTGTCCCAACTGAAAGATCTGCAAGCTGCACTGCGTCAAGTACCCCCTGCAGCTGCTGGTGTGGGCAACGTCACAACGACGGGGACGACTTCCGTGAGCGCGACGAAACAGGGACCGTGTACTTGCGGTCAGGGCGTCTGTTCCTGTTGCTCGAaaattttgatgaatttttgGAAACAAAGGGCTTGCGTCAACGTCACCTACGATCCCGACGAGTTTGCCTTCACCGCGAAACTCAGCATGAACGAGCAGCTGCTTTTTACGAGGACTGTTTCGG GTAAAAATCCCAGACCGGTCTGCGTCCCAGTGCCAAGGCTTCAGGTAGTCCGAGCTTGCATTCGGTTTTACAACATCCACTTCATCGGAAGGAACGTCCACGCCTGCGTCAATATGGAAGGGAAATTCCAGGAGACTACGCTGTTTAAG GTGGGCATGGATTGTCTGAGATTAGGCCAGAACGGAGTGGCTCTGGTGAAGCCCGAGGACGGCGGTGGTATAGGCCAAGTCGAATTTCTCCCGGAAGATCCTGACGGCGGTGAAAGCGGCGAGGATTACGACGGTTACGACGagtacgacgacgacgacggagaTGACGAGGATCTCTTTGATTATTAA
- the LOC100123806 gene encoding uncharacterized protein LOC100123806 produces the protein MDVKLLICLSGFFAVTMAARQGHAYFNSTAHALKVYGHSYYNPMTGEPLQGTIDDTGRLPFATPKISFRGLPCACVDSSCGCCAGLNISAIKFDRRYCANFTYDSSQLTIDMKVMMNENEIYKTSVSARNPPPVCVPLPYVPVLDFCLRLYDLSVPEGGNLQTCIDFETRLAQSPLLVMHFNCVRVGSQGISWVKPGDAEADANGTDSATPLAVVNIQPVPTTTEVYDEVNFEVADSTESDGYAINGTTLSPEEEDKIGEHRFTG, from the exons ATGGACGTGAAGCTTTTGATATGCCTGAGTGGATTTTTCGCCGTTACGATGGCTGCACGACAGGGCCACGCTTATTTTAACAGTACGGCGCATG CCCTGAAGGTCTACGGGCACAGCTACTACAACCCGATGACGGGCGAGCCTCTCCAGGGCACGATAGACGACACCGGGAGGCTGCCCTTCGCCACCCCCAAGATAAGCTTCAGAGGACTGCCCTGTGCTTGCGTCGACTCGAGCTGCGGATGTTGCGCCGGTCTCAACATCTCGGCCATAAAATTCGACCGGAGATACTGCGCGAACTTCACCTACGACTCGTCCCAGCTCACCATCGACATGAAGGTCATGATGAACGAGAACGAGATCTACAAGACTAGTGTCTCGG CGCGAAACCCGCCTCCGGTCTGCGTCCCTCTGCCCTACGTCCCGGTCCTGGACTTCTGCCTTCGACTCTACGACCTGTCGGTCCCCGAAGGCGGCAACCTGCAGACCTGCATCGACTTCGAGACTCGTCTGGCCCAGTCGCCGCTTCTGGTCATGCACTTCAACTGCGTCCGAGTGGGCTCTCAGGGCATCTCCTGGGTCAAACCCGGCGACGCTGAAGCTGACGCCAACGGCACCGACTCCGCGACACCATTGGCTGTGGTGAACATTCAACCGGTACCGACGACCACGGAGGTCTACGACGAGGTGAATTTCGAAGTGGCCGACTCGACGGAGAGCGACGGATATGCCATCAACGGAACGACTCTGTCGCCGGAAGAGGAGGACAAAATCGGCGAGCACAGGTTCACCGGGTGA